In Elgaria multicarinata webbii isolate HBS135686 ecotype San Diego chromosome 19, rElgMul1.1.pri, whole genome shotgun sequence, a genomic segment contains:
- the IER5L gene encoding immediate early response gene 5-like protein — MECALDAQSLISLSLRKIHSSRTQRGGIKLHKNLLVSYVLRNARQLYLSERYAELYRRQQQQQQQQHPPPQQQPYLEGGMAGAPGPAFGPPPPLQPPDEEDGLVQARSCALARAAEALEMPGALLPHEPPPPPAPSGLCRDSPLAFYQRGAAAAAAAASPPGLLYAPPPPPPGTCDFSAAAAASSGAPSGLPPAAPAHCSSRTTVLDLDTHVVTTVENGFLPPDCCAQCPCCCQGAAAGGGGCPPPSPGSKRKYYPGQEPELGAVPAAPRGPAEPHPPAPAPPLPVAPFVPCPKRARFEDFPAEPPAAEPSNNISSLISIFGSGFSGLVSRQAQAPHPQPHQPHPHNHQHQHAQQQTTPTPQQQQQQTQTDSEQPLNGQLCSKQALASLGAWTRAIVAF; from the coding sequence ATGGAGTGCGCCCTCGACGCCCAGTCGCTGATCAGCCTGTCGCTCCGCAAGATCCACAGCTCGCGCACGCAGCGCGGCGGCATCAAGCTGCACAAGAACCTGCTGGTCTCCTATGTGCTCCGCAACGCCCGGCAGCTCTACCTGAGCGAGCGCTACGCCGAGCTCTAccgccgccagcagcagcagcagcagcagcagcacccgccgccgcagcagcagccCTACCTGGAAGGCGGCATGGCGGGGGCGCCCGGGCCCGCCTtcggcccgccgccgccgctccagCCGCCCGACGAGGAAGACGGGCTCGTGCAGGCGCGCAGCTGCGCCCTGGCGCGGGCCGCCGAGGCGCTGGAGATGCCCGGCGCGCTGCTGCCGCAcgagccgccgccaccgcccgccCCGTCGGGGCTCTGCAGGGACTCGCCGCTCGCCTTCTACCAGcgcggcgccgccgccgccgctgccgccgcctccccgcccggCTTGCTttacgcgccgccgccgccgccgcctgggaCCTGTGACTtctcggccgccgccgccgccagcagcGGCGCGCCGTCGGGGCTGCCCCCGGCCGCTCCGGCGCACTGCTCCAGCCGCACCACCGTCCTGGACCTGGACACGCACGTGGTGACCACGGTGGAGAACGGCTTCTTGCCGCCGGACTGCTGCGCGCAATGCCCGTGCTGCTGCCAAGGCGCCGCGGCCGGCGGCGGGGGGTGCCCGCCGCCCAGCCCGGGCTCCAAGCGCAAATACTACCCGGGCCAGGAGCCGGAGCTCGGCGCCGTCCCGGCCGCCCCCCGCGGCCCCGCGGAGCCTCACCcgccggcgccggcgccgcccCTGCCCGTGGCCCCCTTTGTCCCCTGCCCCAAGCGCGCCCGCTTCGAGGACTTCCCCGCGGAGCCGCCCGCCGCCGAGCCGTCCAACAACATCTCCAGCCTGATCTCCATCTTCGGCTCCGGGTTCAGCGGGCTGGTGAGCCGGCAGGCGCAGGCGCCGCACCCCCAGCCCCACCAGCCGCACCCCCACAACCACCAGCACCAGCACGCGCAGCAACAGACGACGCCgacgccgcagcagcagcagcaacagacgcAGACGGACTCCGAGCAGCCGCTTAACGGACAGCTGTGCAGCAAGCAGGCCTTGGCTAGCTTGGGCGCTTGGACGCGAGCCATCGTGGCTTTTTAG